The following proteins are encoded in a genomic region of Poecilia reticulata strain Guanapo linkage group LG11, Guppy_female_1.0+MT, whole genome shotgun sequence:
- the atp1a3a gene encoding sodium/potassium-transporting ATPase subunit alpha-3a, protein MGYGRSDSYRVATTQDTDDKESLKKKGGKDMDDLKKEVPITEHKMSVEEICRKYTTDMVQGLTNARAAEFLARDGPNALTPPPTTPEWIKFCRQLFGGFSILLWIGAILCFLAYAIQAATEDDPAGDNLYLGIVLSAVVVVTGCFSYFQEAKSSKIMESFKNMVPQQALVIREGEKMQINAEQVVAGDLVEVKGGDRIPADLRIISAHGCKVDNSSLTGESEPQTRSPECTHDNPLETRNIAFFSTNCVEGTARGIVVCTGDRTVMGRIATLTSGLETGKTPIAREIEHFIHIITGVAVFLGVTFFILSLVLGYTWLEAVIFLIGIIVANVPEGLLATVTVCLTLTAKRMARKNCLVKNLEAVETLGSTSTICSDKTGTLTQNRMTVAHMWFDNQIHEADTTEDQSGSSFDKSSVTWVSLARVAGLCNRAAFKAGQESLPILKRDVAGDASESALLKCIELSCGSVKSMRDKYKKVAEIPFNSTNKYQLSIHETVEENVSPYLLVMKGAPERILDCCSTIMIQGKEQPMDDEMKEAFQNAYLELGGLGERVLGFCHLFMPQDKYPKGFSFDTDDVNFQIDNLCFVGLMSMIDPPRAAVPDAVGKCRSAGIKVIMVTGDHPITAKAIAKGVGIISEGNETVEDIAARLNIPVSQVNARDAKACVIHGSDLKDLTQEQIDDILKNHTEIVFARTSPQQKLIIVEGCQRQGAIVAVTGDGVNDSPALKKADIGVAMGISGSDVSKQAADMILLDDNFASIVTGVEEGRLIFDNLKKSIAYTLTSNIPEITPFLFFILVNIPLPLGTITILCIDLGTDMVPAISLAYEAAESDIMKRQPRNPRRDKLVNERLISISYGQIGMIQALGGFFAYFVIMAENGFLPSHLVGIRLNWDDRANNDLEDSYGQQWTYEQRKIVEFTCHTAFFVSIVVVQWADVIVCKTRRNSVFQQGMKNKILIFGLFEETALAAFLSYCPGLDVGLRMYPLKLTWWFCAIPYSFLIFVYDEIRKLIIRRDPGGWVEKETYY, encoded by the exons TACGGACGGTCGGACAGCTACCGGGTGGCCACCACACAGGACACGGATGACAAGGAGTCTCTAAAGAAGAAGGGAGGAAAGGACATGGATGACCTGAAGAAAGAAGTACCCATC acgGAACATAAAATGTCCGTTGAGGAGATTTGCCGGAAATACACCACGGATATGGTTCAG GGCTTGACCAATGCCAGGGCAGCAGAGTTCCTGGCCAGGGACGGACCCAATGCCCTGACCCCACCCCCCACCACTCCAGAGTGGATCAAGTTCTGCCGTCAGCTGTTTGGTGGCTTCTCTATCTTGCTGTGGATCGGTGCCATCCTCTGCTTCCTGGCCTACGCCATCCAGGCTGCGACAGAGGATGATCCTGCTGGGGATAAT TTATATCTGGGCATTGTGCTTTCGGCTGTTGTCGTCGTCACTGGCTGCTTCTCCTATTTTCAGGAAGCTAAGAGCTCCAAGATCATGGAGTCCTTCAAGAACATGGTCCCTCAG CAAGCCTTGGTGATCCGAGAGGGAGAGAAGATGCAGATCAATGCCGAGCAGGTGGTGGCAGGAGACCTGGTGGAGGTGAAGGGAGGCGACCGGATCCCCGCTGACCTCCGCATCATCTCCGCCCATGGCTGCAAG GTTGACAACTCATCCCTGACTGGAGAATCGGAGCCCCAGACCAGGTCACCTGAGTGCACCCATGACAACCCTCTGGAAACCCGAAACATCGCCTTCTTCTCCACCAACTGTGTTGAGG GAACTGCTCGTGGAATTGTCGTGTGCACCGGTGATCGTACAGTGATGGGTCGCATCGCCACACTCACCTCAGGCCTGGAGACCGGCAAG ACACCCATTGCTAGGGAGATTGAGCACTTCATCCATATCATCACTGGCGTGGCCGTCTTTCTTGGCGTGACCTTCTTCATCCTTTCGCTGGTCCTGGGCTACACCTGGCTAGAGGCCGTCATCTTCCTCATCGGCATCATCGTCGCTAATGTCCCTGAAGGACTTCTGGCTACTGTCACC GTGTGTTTGACTCTGACTGCGAAGCGAATGGCCCGTAAGAACTGCCTTGTGAAGAACCTGGAGGCTGTGGAAACTCTGGGTTCAACCTCCACAATCTGCTCCGACAAGACCGGCACCCTGACCCAGAACCGGATGACCGTGGCCCACATGTGGTTCGACAATCAGATCCACGAGGCTGACACGACTGAAGACCAGTCAG GTTCCTCttttgacaaaagttcagtAACATGGGTATCTCTGGCTCGCGTTGCTGGACTGTGCAACCGTGCTGCGTTCAAGGCCGGTCAGGAATCTCTGCCCATCCTGAAACGTGATGTAGCCGGCGATGCCTCCGAGTCAGCTCTGCTCAAGTGCATCGAGTTGTCCTGCGGCAGCGTCAAAAGCATGAGGGACAAGTACAAGAAGGTGGCTGAGATCCCCTTCAACTCCACCAACAAGTATCAG CTTTCAATTCATGAAActgtggaagaaaatgtaagtCCGTACCTCCTGGTGATGAAGGGAGCCCCTGAAAGGATCCTGGACTGCTGCTCCACCATCATGATCCAGGGCAAAGAGCAGCCAATGGACGATGAGATGAAGGAGGCTTTCCAGAACGCCTACCTGGAACTGGGAGGACTGGGGGAGAGAGTACTGG GTTTTTGCCACCTGTTCATGCCACAGGACAAGTATCCCAAAGGCTTTTCCTTCGACACAGATGATGTCAACTTCCAAATAGACAACCTTTGCTTTGTTGGCCTCATGTCTATGATCGATCCTCCTCGCGCCGCCGTCCCTGATGCAGTGGGAAAATGTCGCTCCGCTGGCATCAAG GTTATTATGGTGACTGGTGACCATCCAATCACAGCCAAGGCCATTGCTAAGGGAGTCGGGATCATTTCTGAGGGCAATGAAACAGTGGAAGACATCGCTGCTCGTCTCAACATTCCTGTCAGCCAAGTTAACGCCAG ggATGCCAAGGCCTGCGTGATCCACGGCTCAGATCTGAAAGACCTGACTCAGGAACAGATAGACGATATTTTGAAGAACCACACAGAGATAGTCTTTGCTAGAACTTCCCCGCAGCAGAAGCTCATTATTGTCGAAGGTTGCCAGCGACAG GGAGCCATCGTGGCTGTGACAGGGGACGGCGTGAATGATTCCCCGGCCCTGAAGAAGGCAGACATCGGCGTTGCCATGGGGATTTCTGGCTCTGACGTGTCCAAACAAGCAGCAGACATGATCCTGCTGGACGACAACTTTGCTTCCATTGTGACTGGCGTGGAAGAAG gaCGCCTGATTTTTGACAACCTGAAGAAGTCCATCGCTTACACCCTGACCAGCAACATCCCAGAGATCACCCCATTCCTGTTCTTCATCCTGGTCAACATCCCTCTGCCACTGGGCACCATCACCATCCTCTGCATCGACCTGGGAACCGACATG GTTCCTGCTATTTCTCTGGCCtatgaagcagcagaaagtgACATCATGAAGCGCCAGCCAAGGAACCCACGGAGGGACAAACTGGTCAACGAGAGACTCATCAGTATCTCATATGGACAGATTG GCATGATCCAAGCTCTTGGTGGTTTCTTTGCCTATTTTGTTATCATGGCTGAAAACGGTTTCCTGCCGTCTCACCTTGTTGGTATCCGGCTGAACTGGGACGATCGCGCCAACAACGACCTGGAGGACAGCTACGGCCAGCAATGG ACGTATGAGCAGCGGAAGATCGTAGAGTTCACTTGCCACACAGCGTTTTTCGTCAGCATCGTGGTGGTGCAGTGGGCCGACGTCATCGTCTGCAAGACCAGACGCAACTCCGTCTTCCAGCAGGGAATGAA gaaTAAGATCCTGATCTTTGGGTTGTTTGAGGAAACGGCTCTGGCTGCGTTCCTGTCCTACTGCCCCGGGTTGGACGTGGGGCTCCGGATGTACCCACTCAA GCTCACCTGGTGGTTCTGTGCGATTCCGTACAGTTTCCTCATCTTTGTTTACGACGAAATCCGAAAACTCATCATTCGCCGAGACCCTGGAG GCTGGGTGGAAAAGGAGACTTACTATTAA